A stretch of the Pygocentrus nattereri isolate fPygNat1 chromosome 29, fPygNat1.pri, whole genome shotgun sequence genome encodes the following:
- the LOC108414441 gene encoding rano class II histocompatibility antigen, A beta chain-like, with amino-acid sequence MPPVLHLTAFLWVLSATVHSYYFFYSVECRTLGSPQNIEVLISLVYNKGKVLTYNSTENEVVAYSEYGEKWAKDFNSKTHWLHSEAEKVISDCREYGGQLSPVDRAVRPRVMLRSLRPASGDQPAVLMCSAYDFYPKPIKLTWLRGSEKVTTDVVSTEELTNGDWYYQVHSQLEFTPEPAEDISCMVEHLGFREPALFHWSHSDEASLSESDRDRIAVGAAALLLGGVTALTGLVYYKRKLTGWTSVQVLELGSRTQ; translated from the exons ATGCCTCCTGTTCTCCACCTGACCGCGTTCCTCTGGGTTCTATCCGCGACAG TTCACAGTTATTACTTTTTCTATTCCGTTGAGTGCCGGACCCTCGGCTCGCCCCAGAACATTGAGGTTCTTATATCCTTGGTGTACAACAAGGGAAAAGTCCTGACGTacaacagcactgagaatgaaGTTGTTGCTTACAGTGAATATGGAGAAAAATGGGCCAAAGACTTCAATAGCAAAACACACTGGCTGCACTCGGAGGCAGAAAAGGTCATCTCCGACTGCAGAGAGTATGGAGGACAGCTGTCTCCAGTGGACAGAGCAG TGAGGCCAAGGGTCATGCTGAGGTCACTGAGGCCGGCCAGCGGAGACCAGCCGGCCGTGCTGATGTGCAGCGCCTACGACTTTTACCCCAAACCCATCAAACTGACCTGGCTGAGGGGCAGCGAGAAAGTGACCACTGACGTGGTCTCCACAGAGGAGCTGACCAATGGAGACTGGTACTACCAAGTGCATTCCCAGCTGGAGTTCACTCCAGAACCTGCAGAGGACATCTCCTGCATGGTGGAACATCTAGGCTTTAGGGAACCCGCCCTGTTCCACTGGAGCCACAGTGACG aggcGTCTCTCTCTGAGTCCGACAGAGACAGAATCGCAGTGGGAGCTGCAGCTCTGTTGCTGGGAGGAGTCACAGCCCTGACAGGCCTCGTCTACTataagagaaaactgacag GATGGACATCAGTGCAGGTTTTGGAACTTGGAAGCAGAACACAGTGA